The following proteins come from a genomic window of Candidatus Binatia bacterium:
- a CDS encoding 3-phenylpropionate/cinnamic acid dioxygenase subunit beta — translation MDFAHVQQEIERFLYHEARLLDSLRFRDWLALFTDDARYRMPTIENVQNLERAYESDDLHFGYFNDDKQGLALRVSQLDTGLRHAEVPPSLTERLITNILVEPSEASDEVNAYSNFLVFQVRHGRHETSFTGRREDRLRRTDQGWKIAAREIIMLRPVLPRTLSIFF, via the coding sequence ATGGATTTCGCTCACGTCCAGCAAGAGATCGAGCGCTTCCTCTATCACGAGGCGCGACTGCTGGACAGCTTACGGTTTCGTGATTGGCTGGCGCTGTTCACGGACGACGCTCGATATCGGATGCCCACCATCGAGAACGTGCAGAATCTGGAGCGCGCCTACGAATCCGACGACTTGCATTTCGGTTACTTCAACGACGACAAGCAGGGCCTCGCGCTCAGGGTCTCGCAATTGGATACCGGCCTCCGGCACGCGGAAGTGCCGCCGTCGCTGACGGAGCGGCTCATCACCAATATTCTGGTGGAGCCTTCGGAGGCGAGCGACGAGGTCAATGCTTACTCCAACTTCCTGGTGTTCCAAGTTCGCCATGGCCGCCATGAAACATCGTTCACGGGCCGCCGTGAGGACAGGTTGAGAAGAACCGACCAGGGCTGGAAGATTGCCGCCCGCGAGATCATCATGCTGAGACCCGTTCTCCCGCGGACCCTTTCCATCTTTTTCTAA
- a CDS encoding SRPBCC family protein has product MAAQGLVDSERGLVYAGAYSDEEVYREELERVFGHTWLFVGHESSIPRIGDYITNTMGEDSVIMLRDVDGNVRVFLNKCLHRGNQVCLFDRGQTKTFTCSFHGWQFDTQGKLVGVPFFDTAYQGCLNRDELKLVEPPRIEAYGGMIFASWDANIAPLRDYLGVFTWYLDRLLVHEPLGGMQVVGGRQRFFMPANWKLLADNFAGDDYHVPTTHASYFKIMAGRSESFASIRLGLDESLQVCVGYGSGVPHGMGVLRLGAETSLYESDLATAQRLGAEAVDWIKERYRRIQERYGNDPAQVQSFSNANIFPNLSIISSGAAFLARGLIQWHPRGPLLSEGWEWCVVEKDAPKVVKEQAIKALMTRQSAAGMIQSDDTENFERSSDNLAAHVARKQPFHYNMAMGFDRDHPALQALRDKSWAIERLPGLVGPINWEVNQRQFYRYWAELMAAKGSQ; this is encoded by the coding sequence ATGGCCGCTCAGGGATTAGTCGATAGCGAGCGCGGCCTGGTGTACGCCGGCGCATACTCGGATGAAGAAGTGTATCGCGAAGAGTTGGAGCGAGTCTTCGGACACACTTGGCTGTTCGTCGGGCATGAATCCAGTATTCCCCGGATCGGGGATTACATTACCAACACCATGGGCGAGGACTCGGTCATCATGCTCCGCGACGTCGACGGTAACGTGCGTGTCTTTCTCAACAAGTGCTTGCACCGCGGCAACCAGGTGTGCCTCTTCGATCGCGGGCAGACCAAGACTTTTACCTGTTCGTTTCACGGCTGGCAGTTCGACACCCAGGGGAAGCTTGTCGGCGTCCCTTTCTTCGACACGGCTTATCAAGGCTGCTTGAATCGCGACGAGTTGAAGCTCGTCGAACCGCCGCGCATCGAGGCGTACGGCGGAATGATCTTCGCCTCGTGGGACGCCAACATCGCTCCCCTGCGCGACTACCTCGGCGTGTTCACCTGGTATCTCGACCGGCTGCTGGTTCACGAGCCTTTGGGCGGCATGCAAGTGGTCGGGGGCCGCCAGCGCTTCTTCATGCCGGCGAACTGGAAACTCCTCGCGGATAACTTCGCCGGGGACGACTACCACGTCCCCACGACGCATGCGAGCTACTTCAAGATCATGGCGGGAAGGTCCGAAAGCTTTGCCAGCATCCGGTTGGGCCTGGACGAGTCGCTCCAAGTCTGCGTCGGCTACGGCTCGGGGGTTCCCCATGGAATGGGCGTTCTCCGTCTCGGGGCGGAGACGAGCCTATACGAGTCCGACTTGGCGACCGCCCAACGGTTGGGCGCCGAAGCCGTGGACTGGATCAAAGAACGCTACCGCCGCATCCAGGAGCGTTATGGAAACGATCCCGCCCAGGTGCAGAGCTTTTCCAACGCCAACATCTTTCCCAATCTGTCCATCATCAGCTCCGGCGCGGCTTTCCTCGCGCGCGGGCTCATTCAATGGCATCCGCGCGGCCCGCTCCTTTCCGAGGGCTGGGAGTGGTGCGTCGTCGAGAAGGACGCGCCCAAGGTCGTAAAGGAGCAAGCGATCAAGGCGCTGATGACTCGCCAGTCGGCGGCCGGGATGATCCAATCGGACGACACGGAAAATTTCGAGCGGTCCTCGGACAACCTTGCCGCCCACGTGGCGAGGAAGCAGCCGTTCCATTACAACATGGCGATGGGTTTCGACCGGGACCATCCCGCACTGCAAGCGCTCAGGGACAAGAGTTGGGCGATCGAGCGTCTGCCGGGTTTGGTTGGCCCGATCAACTGGGAGGTGAATCAGCGGCAGTTCTATCGCTACTGGGCGGAGCTGATGGCGGCCAAGGGGTCCCAATAA
- a CDS encoding SDR family NAD(P)-dependent oxidoreductase, translating to MAGLLAGKVALITGASSGIGKAVAKRFLEEGAKVAIMDSSEKRLAGLTEELGKDALTVHGDVRKIEDNEKAVAATVEAFGPLNIFVGNAGVFDGFKSLADIATSEIAAAYEQVFDVNVKGYLLGAKATMPELLKTHGNMVFTASIAGLRPNGGGPIYTASKHAVVGLIRQLASDLAPHIRVNGVAPGGTLTDFQAAPALGAVPAFPDKQSAEERMRQNNPLAMALRPEDHTGVYALLASDQARAMTGVVIESDGGAGVRRRR from the coding sequence ATGGCTGGACTGTTAGCAGGGAAAGTCGCGCTGATCACCGGGGCGAGCTCCGGTATCGGCAAGGCGGTGGCGAAACGCTTTCTCGAGGAAGGCGCGAAGGTTGCGATCATGGACAGCTCGGAGAAAAGATTGGCCGGGCTCACCGAGGAATTGGGGAAGGACGCTCTGACCGTGCACGGCGACGTGAGAAAGATCGAGGACAACGAGAAGGCGGTCGCCGCGACGGTGGAAGCCTTCGGCCCTTTGAATATCTTCGTCGGCAACGCGGGCGTGTTCGACGGCTTCAAGAGTCTCGCCGATATAGCGACAAGCGAAATCGCGGCGGCTTACGAACAGGTCTTCGATGTCAACGTTAAAGGCTATCTCCTGGGAGCGAAGGCCACCATGCCGGAGCTTCTCAAGACGCACGGCAATATGGTATTCACGGCTTCGATCGCCGGCCTGCGGCCGAACGGCGGCGGTCCGATCTATACGGCTTCGAAGCACGCCGTCGTCGGTTTGATCCGCCAGCTCGCTTCCGATTTGGCGCCTCATATTCGCGTGAACGGCGTCGCGCCCGGCGGGACGCTCACGGACTTTCAGGCGGCGCCGGCCCTGGGAGCCGTTCCGGCCTTTCCCGACAAACAGTCGGCGGAGGAACGCATGAGACAAAACAACCCGCTCGCGATGGCGCTCAGGCCCGAGGATCACACCGGCGTTTACGCGCTGCTCGC